The window ATCAAGACCCAAACGCAATTCTAGATTGTCCAACAACCCATAACGCAGTAGCGTAGTATTGAATGTAGTTTCCTTGATATCGATACCGTTTTCCTCACTTTCAGTATAAAAACCACCCGTCTCAATTTGAAGATAACCTCTTCTAACAAGGCTGGGAGATTCTGTTGCGTCTGGGCGATCAGTGATCAAAGGGCCATCCGTATTTTGGGACTGTTGTGCTACTGCAGGAAACGTAATTATCGAAATTAATAAAAGGAGAAGTTTTTTCATGAGTTGGTCTTTAGATAAATATTATTAGCAATATTCTGGGAAATGTGTAGTGTTTTATGATCTGTTTTTATGGTAAAAGATTCATCAAAATCCTCGCGTTCTAATATTTCTATACTGCTGCCCAGTTGTATCTGGTGCTTGTCTAGATATTTAAGAAAATCCTTTGAGGTGTCAATGACGCCAGTGATTGTTCCTGTCGCTCCCTTTTCTAATTTGGATAGTTGGACCTGTTTTACTTTTTCATAATTCCCCTCACTATCAGGGATAGGATCTCCATGTGGGTCCTGCCTGGGAAAACCTAAATGTTTATCGAGTTCATCTATGAGTTTTCTAGACTGGATGTGCTCTAGTTGCTCTGCCACGTCATGGACTTCATCCCAAGAAAAATCGAGTTTTTCCACTAAAAAAACTTCCCACAGCCGGTGCTTCCGAACGATTTGATTTGCACAGTCTACACCGTTTTGCGTGAGTCGAGCTCCTTTATAAGGAACATATACCGCCAGATTTTTGTCGGCTAGTTTTTTGAGCATGTCGGTGACTGATGAAGCTTTAGTATTCATTTTGCCAGCGATGTCGTTAGTAGAGACTAATTCACTGCGTTTTTGTAGGTGATGAATGGCTTTAATATAATTTTCCTCTGATACTGAATGCATGCGGCAAAGGTAAATTATTTATTCGATTTACAAAAATAAATATTTAGACACGACTAAAAATATCTAATCTTAAGGTCTGTAGTTTAAAATTTCCAACTCGAAACCGACAAATGACAACTCAAGTTCCCTTTGGGAACTCTTGTGCCGAATGACGTAAGACTTTTTTGAGTGAATTAGTAGGAAGTGGGAATTGAATAACGGCTTAATCTCGTAGATAAATTGGGGAGTGTTGACTGCTTATTGAACAATTCCAGCCGGTTCGAGTCCCGATAGTTATCGGGATAGAGAACGAGCGGTGTAAACAATGAGCTTCATACCAAGAACCATATCTCGACTGCCGTTCGATACTGGTTTACAGGACATTTGTAAGTCCTGTTAGAAAGATAAAAAATAGACAATTGGCAATCACAGTTTGCGCAGCAAATCAAGAATCGGTAATGGAAGCTATCAGGATTGAAGCTTGCGGTTTGAGGTTTAAATCGCAGCGAGCTAGACCATACCACGTTCCTTCTGGATCGTTTCATAAGCTTCTTGCACCTTGCGGAATT of the Nonlabens marinus S1-08 genome contains:
- a CDS encoding metal-dependent transcriptional regulator; protein product: MHSVSEENYIKAIHHLQKRSELVSTNDIAGKMNTKASSVTDMLKKLADKNLAVYVPYKGARLTQNGVDCANQIVRKHRLWEVFLVEKLDFSWDEVHDVAEQLEHIQSRKLIDELDKHLGFPRQDPHGDPIPDSEGNYEKVKQVQLSKLEKGATGTITGVIDTSKDFLKYLDKHQIQLGSSIEILEREDFDESFTIKTDHKTLHISQNIANNIYLKTNS